A genomic region of Rhodothermales bacterium contains the following coding sequences:
- a CDS encoding amidophosphoribosyltransferase, whose protein sequence is MAEELREYCGVFGVFNARNASQLTYLGLHALQHRGQESAGIVTATYDEARGRRVMPMVKGPGLVLDVFKDSSVFDTKLLGTAAVGHNRYSTAGSADNAANIQPFVVHYRGGNVAIAHNGNLSNARELRDSFSQRGTIFQTTSDTELILHLIAQSPRRKQVDRIIDALGQVEGAFSLVLLTDEQLIAVRDPNGFRPLALGRKSTGGPDGKTAWCVASETCAFDLIGAEYVRDIQPGEVLVIDQDGIDRGTFSHYQLAQNHGVSQCVFEYVYFSRPDSRIFGENVDKVRRKLGKQLAHDAPVPEDHTGGRPIVISVPDSSNTATLGYVTECRKLGRKARYEIGLIRNHYVGRTFIAPGQSRRETRVRSKFNTVQGVLQDRVVVMVDDSIVRGTTARQLVRMVRDAGAREVHFRVASPPVISPCFYGMDFPSHDELLANKFRGDIGAMAEWLEVDSLAYLTPEGLMKAVREANESKAGYCNACFTSNYPVPVEMGVTKEENEW, encoded by the coding sequence ATGGCCGAAGAACTACGAGAATACTGCGGCGTCTTCGGCGTCTTCAACGCACGAAACGCGTCCCAGCTGACCTATCTGGGGCTGCACGCGCTGCAACATCGAGGCCAGGAGAGTGCCGGCATCGTCACTGCCACCTATGATGAGGCCCGCGGGAGACGCGTGATGCCCATGGTCAAGGGGCCCGGGCTGGTTCTGGATGTGTTCAAGGACTCCAGCGTGTTCGATACAAAGCTGCTGGGCACGGCGGCCGTTGGACACAACCGCTACTCCACCGCAGGGTCCGCGGACAACGCCGCGAACATCCAGCCTTTCGTGGTGCATTATCGCGGCGGTAACGTGGCCATTGCCCACAACGGAAACCTGTCCAACGCCCGGGAGCTGCGGGACTCCTTCTCGCAGCGCGGTACGATCTTCCAGACCACCAGCGACACCGAGCTGATTCTGCACCTGATTGCCCAGAGCCCGCGGCGCAAGCAGGTTGATCGCATCATCGATGCCCTGGGACAGGTGGAGGGTGCGTTCTCGCTGGTATTGCTGACGGACGAGCAACTGATCGCCGTACGCGATCCCAATGGATTTCGGCCTCTGGCGCTTGGCCGGAAGTCAACCGGCGGGCCGGACGGAAAGACGGCATGGTGCGTGGCGTCGGAGACCTGCGCGTTCGACCTCATTGGAGCCGAGTACGTCCGGGACATCCAGCCAGGCGAGGTGCTGGTCATCGACCAGGACGGCATCGACCGGGGCACGTTCAGCCATTATCAGCTCGCCCAGAATCACGGGGTCAGCCAGTGCGTGTTTGAGTATGTCTACTTCTCGCGTCCGGACTCCCGGATTTTCGGCGAGAACGTGGACAAGGTGCGACGCAAGCTCGGCAAACAGTTGGCGCACGATGCGCCGGTGCCGGAGGATCACACCGGCGGCAGGCCCATCGTGATCAGTGTGCCGGACTCTTCCAACACGGCCACCCTCGGATATGTGACCGAGTGCCGCAAACTCGGGAGAAAGGCCCGGTACGAAATCGGACTCATCCGCAATCACTACGTTGGGCGCACCTTCATTGCGCCGGGCCAGAGCCGCCGGGAAACGCGGGTGCGGAGCAAGTTCAACACCGTGCAGGGCGTGCTCCAGGACCGTGTCGTGGTCATGGTGGACGATTCGATCGTTCGCGGCACCACGGCGCGCCAGCTGGTTCGCATGGTCCGGGATGCGGGAGCACGCGAGGTACACTTCCGGGTGGCTTCCCCGCCCGTGATCAGCCCGTGTTTCTACGGGATGGACTTCCCTTCCCATGATGAGCTGCTGGCCAACAAGTTCAGGGGCGACATCGGCGCGATGGCGGAGTGGCTGGAAGTTGACAGCCTCGCGTATCTGACGCCGGAAGGCCT